A part of Aegilops tauschii subsp. strangulata cultivar AL8/78 chromosome 2, Aet v6.0, whole genome shotgun sequence genomic DNA contains:
- the LOC141041903 gene encoding bidirectional sugar transporter SWEET4-like, protein MACYYVVGKTVWYTFVNPILKEGSIGDRMVYAHLFAFFNSVMWSLYASTDLPNKLLLFIISGMGIIAHFFYINFYIKFAKGKKRMEALVLLFTVSMVSVIMIVIVLSMVLTHRWSSTFVNVIASTSGASTHIVPIYDLVMVIMSKKINNMNPMIMALVSLFSASSWTAYGFISVPMNLYIVVPNFMGILSATMQIVVYSYLIYNMTCIHSVQTDDVIDYSYEMGKLFVSSPPPV, encoded by the exons ATGGCATGTTACTACGTTGTAGGGAAAACCGTATG GTACACATTCGTGAATCCTATATTGAAGGAAGGGTCCATAGGAGATCGGATGGTATATGCACACCTCTTCGCGTTCTTCAATAGTGTGATGTGGTCATTGTATGCCTCGACGGATCTCCCCAACAAGCTCTTGCTCTTCATCATCAGTGGAATGGGCATCATCGCTCATTTTTTCTACATCAACTTCTACATCAAGTTTGCAAAAGGGAAGAAGCGCATGGAAGCCCTTGTCCTTCTATTCACAGTCAGCATGGTCTCTGTGATAATGATAGTAATAGTACTCTCTATGGTGCTAACGCATAGGTGGAGTAGTACTTTCGTCAATGTCATTGCTTCAACATCTGGAGCATCTACACATATTGTTCCTATATATGACCTG GTGATGGTGAtaatgagcaagaaaatcaacaACATGAACCCAATGATCATGGCACTCGTCTCCCTGTTTAGTGCATCTTCTTGGACTGCCTACGGATTCATATCCGTCCCCATGAACCTCTACATTGTG GTACCGAATTTCATGGGCATTCTATCCGCGACAATGCAAATCGTTGTATACTCCTACCTGATATACAACATGACCTGCATCCACTCCGTCCAAACCGATGATGTAATTGACTACAGCTACGAGATGGGAAAGCTCTTCGTGTCATCTCCACCACCAGTATAA